A region of Acidobacteriota bacterium DNA encodes the following proteins:
- a CDS encoding AAA family ATPase — MYEEFYGFYEKPFTLTPDPKFFFMSEDHFSALEHLLFGINQGEGFLVLAGGVGTGKTTLSKIILDKVKNNYVTSLILNPFVNEIELLSSIIYDFGCIPEGVTKKELIDQLNFFLLKEVAEKGKRAILIIDEAQNLSFEVLEQIRILSNLETDKEKLIQILLVGQEELLKKLARPELRQLNGRIPIKYYLLPLKKKEIESYILHRLRVAGMKKKLDFSKGAIKEIYKFSKGIPRQINIICDRALLAGFVKNTYKIKKEMIKKARRSLVGEKEKELKNLLKREKRFFFTFFKKKYSININNSKEE; from the coding sequence ATGTATGAAGAATTTTATGGTTTTTATGAAAAACCGTTCACTCTAACACCTGACCCAAAATTTTTTTTTATGAGTGAAGATCACTTTTCTGCCCTCGAACATCTTTTATTCGGAATTAATCAAGGAGAAGGATTTTTAGTTCTGGCAGGAGGTGTAGGGACTGGAAAAACAACCCTTTCTAAAATTATTTTAGATAAGGTGAAAAATAATTATGTTACTTCTTTAATTTTAAATCCTTTTGTGAATGAGATAGAACTTTTGAGCAGTATAATTTATGATTTTGGGTGCATCCCAGAGGGAGTCACAAAGAAAGAGTTGATTGACCAGCTTAATTTTTTTCTTTTAAAGGAAGTTGCGGAGAAAGGAAAAAGGGCGATTTTAATAATCGATGAAGCACAGAATTTGAGCTTTGAAGTTCTCGAACAAATAAGGATTCTTTCAAACCTGGAAACGGATAAGGAAAAATTGATCCAGATACTTCTTGTTGGTCAGGAGGAACTTTTAAAAAAATTAGCAAGGCCTGAGCTCAGACAGTTGAATGGAAGGATTCCGATAAAATATTATTTGCTACCATTGAAGAAGAAAGAGATAGAATCATACATATTACACAGGCTGAGAGTTGCTGGAATGAAGAAGAAGTTAGACTTCTCAAAAGGAGCTATAAAAGAAATATATAAATTTTCGAAAGGAATCCCAAGACAGATAAACATTATTTGTGATAGAGCATTGTTAGCTGGGTTCGTGAAAAATACTTATAAAATAAAAAAAGAAATGATAAAAAAAGCAAGGAGAAGTTTAGTTGGAGAGAAGGAGAAGGAGTTAAAAAACTTGTTAAAACGGGAGAAAAGATTTTTCTTTACATTTTTTAAAAAGAAATATTCAATAAACATAAATAATTCAAAAGAAGAAT